From the Garra rufa chromosome 17, GarRuf1.0, whole genome shotgun sequence genome, one window contains:
- the rftn1a gene encoding raftlin: MGCKLPKPRVSDEAPGKIFSTLRRAQVETHSGVAYTYHFLDFLLGKEEVAVSSLLCLSSVRELPVQVCELYQKGFVLAAVHPFVHTCGPASANLQKQLHRAVLIRESHSGSDSGLLNWVEPHLTTDVCYLGHQDPDPDIIQGYVKKVQDLADHGDLFVGFLPQPGGGPYFLGHWEPEDLSSLHSSPCSVHHSSRPPTLSPASEQSQQDRDNGDHQNQNRTNFNSDTEDFMNHSFQIQSTESSQCWNNQNPFAENHQCSDYQYLNVEGECTQAENLKNRVPSHEFILSSCAPEPHQTQRARMQPDLPSCDLAENNKREHREQVKSQDKHSKCTGTTPMLNRVQVFALYNHTIVLSGSPKFFSLRVPLQVHREAGLVSSVDSHWLDHMTQHFRNGAQLIDGYFNLGDDAASSSTVESVFIFQSASGDAGPTTVYDAIVVEQWTVIDGVAVKTDYIPLLQSLAPYGWRLMCVLPTPIVKMKSDGSLATKQILFLQRPTLPRKRRDLTKLHLRGQNKRNLNNKRTPEREISPLATIEREMERMERENTSLMRQREIIQKENGPNLPESPERRDQAERTVEFHTQRIDIPNISPAKMDGITNGNQGLKRTITCGKHEDVRAVVTERALFSGVC; this comes from the exons AGGTGGCAGTGTCCTCATTGCTGTGTCTGTCGTCAGTCAGAGAGCTTCCGGTGCAGGTGTGTGAGTTGTATCAGAAAGGATTCGTACTGGCTGCTGTCCATCCCTTTGTTCACACCTGCGGCCCTGCTAGTGCTAACCTTCAGAAGCAGTTACACCGGGCTGTGCTTATCCGAGAATCACACAG tggttCTGACAGTGGCCTGCTGAACTGGGTTGAGCCTCATCTCACGACAGATGTGTGTTACCTTGGTCACCAGGACCCTGACCCAGACATCATACAGGGCTATGTGAAAAAG GTGCAGGATTTGGCTGATCATGGTGATCTGTTTGTGGGGTTTTTGCCACAACCCGGTGGAGGTCCATATTTCCTTGGTCACTGGGAACCTGAAGATCTTTCCTCCTTGCACTCCAGTCCCTGTTCTGTTCATCACAGCAGCCGACCTCCGACCCTCAGTCCTGCGAGTGAGCAGAGCCAACAGGATAGAGACAATGGGGATCATCAAAACCAAAATCGTACAAACTTTAATTCAGACACTGAAGACTTTATGAATCACAGCTTTCAAATACAAAGCACTGAGAGCAGCCAGTGCTGGAATAACCAGAATCCTTTTGCTGAGAACCATCAGTGTTCAGATTATCAGTACTTAAATGTTGAAGGTGAATGTACGCAAGCTGAGAATTTAAAGAACCGAGTGCCATCGCATGAGTTTATATTAAGCTCTTGTGCACCAGAGCCACATCAGACCCAGAGAGCTAGAATGCAGCCGGACTTGCCCAGCTGTGATTTGGcagaaaacaacaaaagagagcaCAGGGAGCAGGTCAAAAGCCAAGACAAACACAGCAAGTGCACCGGAACCACCCCGATGCTGAATC GTGTGCAGGTGTTCGCGCTGTACAACCATACGATAGTTCTGTCGGGATCGCCGAAGTTTTTTTCTCTGAGGGTTCCGCTGCAGGTGCACAGGGAGGCGGGGCTTGTCAGCTCAGTGGACTCCCATTGGCTGGACCACATGACGCAGCACTTTAGAAATGGCGCGCAGCTCATCGACGGCTACTTTAATCTGGGAGACGATGCAG CATCTTCCTCCACTGTAGAGAGTGTTTTTATCTTCCAAAGTGCTTCAGGTGATGCCGGGCCAACCACAGTGTATGATGCCATTGTGGTTGAGCAATGGACTGTTATTGAT GGTGTTGCGGTAAAAACAGACTACATCCCTCTGCTCCAGTCTCTGGCTCCATACGGCTGGAGACTAATGTGTGTTCTGCCCACTCCCATCGTCAAAATGAAAAG TGATGGAAGTTTGGCCACAAAACAGATCCTCTTCCTCCAGAGACCCACGCTGCCTCGCAAGAGGAGAGACTTGACG AAACTGCACCTCAGAGGTCAAAACAAAAGGAACTTAAATAATAAAAGGACACCGGAGAGGGAGATATCACCGCTGGCAACAATTGAGAGAGAAATGGAACGAATGGAGAGAGAAAACACTAGTCTGATGAGACAACGTGAGATTATCCAGAAGGAAAATGGGCCGAATTTGCCCGAAAGCCCAGAGAGGAGAGATCAAGCGGAAAGGACGGTGGAATTCCACACGCAGAGGATCGACATCCCAAACATCAGCCCAGCAAAAATGGATGGAATTACAAACGGCAATCAGGGATTAAAGCGCACAATTACGTGCGGTAAACACGAGGACGTGCGAGCGGTCGTAACAGAGAGAGCTTTATTCTCTGGAGTCTGCTGA